One genomic segment of Manis pentadactyla isolate mManPen7 chromosome 1, mManPen7.hap1, whole genome shotgun sequence includes these proteins:
- the BHLHE40 gene encoding class E basic helix-loop-helix protein 40 produces the protein MERIPSAQPPPACLPKAPGLEPGDLPGMDFAHMYQVYKSKRGMKRSEDSKETYKLPHRLIEKKRRDRINECIAQLKDLLPEHLKLTTLGHLEKAVVLELTLKHVKALTNLIDQQQQKIIALQSGLQAGELSGRNVEAGQEMFCSGFQTCAREVLQYLAKHENTRDLRSSQLVTHLHRVVSELLQGGTPRKPSDPAPKAMDFKEKPSSMAKGSEGPGKNCVPVIQRTFAHSSGEQSGSDTDTDSGYGGESEKGELRGEQLYFKSDRGRRFTMGERIGAIKQESEEPPTKKSRMQLSDDESHYSSSDLISSPFLGPHPHQPPFCLPFYLIPPSATAYLPMLEKCWYPTSVPVLYPGLNASAAALTSFMNPDKLPGPLLMPQRLPSPLPAHPAIDSSALLQALKQIPPLNLETKD, from the exons ATGGAGCGGATCCCCAGCGCGCAACCGCCCCCCGCCTGCCTGCCCAAAGCGCCAGGACTGGAGCCCGGAGACCTACCAGG GATGGATTTTGCCCACATGTACCAAGTGTACAAGTCGAAGCGGGGAATGAAGCGGAGCGAGGACAGCAAG GAGACCTACAAACTGCCGCACCGGCTCATCGAGAAAAAGCGACGTGACCGGATTAACGAGTGCATCGCCCAGCTGAAGGATCTCCTACCAGAACATCTCAAACTTACA ACTTTGGGTCACTTGGAAAAAGCTGTGGTTCTTGAGCTTACCTTGAAGCATGTGAAAGCGCTAACAAACCTAATTGATCAGCAGCAGCAGAAAATCATTGCCCTGCAGAGCGGTTTACAAGCTG GTGAGCTGTCGGGGAGAAATGTTGAAGCAGGTCAAGAGATGTTCTGCTCAGGTTTCCAGACATGTGCCCGGGAGGTGCTTCAGTACCTGGCCAAGCATGAGAATACTCGGGATCTGAGGTCTTCCCAGCTTGTCACCCACCTCCACCGTGTGGTCTCGGAGCTGCTGCAGGGTGGTACCCCCAGGAAGCCCTCAGACCCAGCTCCCAAAGCAATGGACTTCAAGGAGAAACCCAGCTCCATGGCCAAGGGTTCTGAAGGCCCTGGGAAAAACTGTGTGCCTGTCATCCAGCGGACTTTTGCTCACTCCAGTGGGGAACAGAGTGGCagtgacacagacacagacagcgGCTACGGAGGAGAGTCAGAGAAGGGCGAATTGCGTGGCGAGCAGCTGTACTTCAAAAGCGATCGTGGACGCAGGTTCACCATGGGAGAAAGGATCGGTGCTATTAAGCAAGAATCTGAAGAACCCCCCACTAAAAAGAGCAGAATGCAGCTCTCAGATGATGAAAGCCACTACTCGAGCAGTGACCTGATCAGCTCCCCGTTCCTGGGCCCACACCCACACCAGCCTCCCTTTTGCCTGCCCTTCTATCTGATCCCACCATCAGCAACAGCCTACTTGCCCATGCTGGAGAAGTGCTGGTATCCCACCTCCGTGCCAGTGTTATACCCGGGCCTCAACGCTTCTGCGGCAGCCCTCACCAGCTTCATGAACCCAGACAAGCTCCCAGGCCCCTTGCTCATGCCCCAGAGACTCCCTTCTCCTTTGCCAGCCCATCCGGCCATCGACTCTTCTGCCCTACTCCAAGCTCTGAAGCAGATCCCCCCTTTAAACTTAGAAACCAAAGACTAA